The window CTGACGAACAAGGCGGAGTACGAAGGGTTCTACACCCGGGAGGAGATCGAGGAGCTGTTCCGGGACGTGGCCTCCTACTACATCGACCCGGAGAAGTGCCAGGCGTGTATGACGTGCTTCAGGCGCTGCCCGGCCGAGGCGATCATCGGGGGGAAGAATCTGATCCATGTGATCGACCAGGACAAGTGCATCCGGTGCGGGACTTGCTTCGAGGTCTGCCCCCCGCGCTTCGGCGCGGTGCAGAAGCTCGTCGGCGAGCCGGTTCCGCCGCCGATCCCGGAAGAAAAGAGAAAAATCGTCAGAAAAGGCAAAGAGAAATAGAAACACGTACAAAAAAAGGGCGCCTTCGGGCGCTTTTTTTATGGCGCGCGAGGCATGGCGTGAATCTTGTGAAGTGAAGGCCTTCTGCGGGTTGTGTCCCTTCGGCTCCGACCAGGCCTGGAAGTGATCAGGGTGCGTCGCTTTGCAGTAAACGACCGGATCCGCAATAGATATAGATGCCGGATTCACGCGACGGCGAGGCCAGGGTCATGTTGAGGGACCGGGCCAGATCGACAGCCAGGGCCGTTGGCCTGGAGGCCGCCAGGATGAAAGGGATGCCGGCACGGGCCGCCTTCTGGACCAGTTCGTAGCTGATGCGGGAGGAGAGCACCAGAAGCTTGGCTCGATCGAGGGTCCCCTGCAGAAAAAGTTTTCCGACCGCCTTGTCCAGGGCGTTGTGGCGCCCGACATCCTCGGCCAGAGACAAGCGCTCGAAGGAGGCATCGTAGAGGGCGGCGGCATGGGCGGCGCGCGTCAGCCGGTAGAGGGTCTGATGGTCCTTCAGGGTGTCGAGGCAGCTGCGGGCCTTTTGGAGATCGAGCTTCGGTCCGTCCGGGAGGATGTGCAGCACCTGGGAGAGATCCTGGATCAGCTCTTTCCCGCAGATGCCGCAGCTCGACTGGCTGAGGAAGCCCCGGCGTTCGAGGATGGGCCTGATGACCCGCAGCCGTGAAGGGGTGACGGTCAGGGTCACCACGTTGGTCTGCTCCCCTTCACAGGAGGCGAGGGTCTCGATGTCAGCCGGCCGGTCCAGGATGCCCTCGGCGAGGCAAAAGCCGGCGGCGTGCTCTTGTTCGTCCCCCGGTGTCCGCATGACGACGGCGTAAGGCTGGCCCTGGACTCGGATGGACAGCGGCTCTTCCCGGATCATGTCCAACCGGGCTTCCCCGTTTTCCTTTCCTTCCCGCAGCTGAACCCGCAGCGGAATCGTGTGTGCAGTCAAGGCCCCTCCTTCACGTTGCAGGCGGCAAAGGCGTCAGGATTGCTCTTGGAATCGTTCCGGCCGGGCGGCCGCCGATCGGATCGTCAGCAGCCGGCATCCTGTAAGCCTGGCTGGACTTCAGATCCCTCGGGACCATCGAGGTCCAGGCGAATCCGTTGGTCCATCGATCCCTGCGACCGTTCGTTCAGCCACCCCATCCAAATCGCATCGAGTGTTTTCAAAACCATCCACAGGGTGTATAAAATTATCATGAACCAGATCTCCGCGCAAGCCCTGACCGGGAATCGGGAGGGTCTCCAGGGCGGAGCCGGAAAAGGGGGAGGTTTGATGCGTTGGAAATGGTTCCTCGGCATTTTCGCCGTTATAATCGTCCTGACGGTCATGGCGGTTTATATCTTTGCTGCGACATACGACTATGACCGGCTCAGGCCCAGGATCGTCCAGGCCATCAGGGATTCGACCGGCAGGGAGCTTCTGATCGAAAAGCCGCTGGCGGTCGAGATCGGTTTTTCACCCGTCATCGTCCT of the Desulfatiglans anilini DSM 4660 genome contains:
- the fdhD gene encoding formate dehydrogenase accessory sulfurtransferase FdhD → MTAHTIPLRVQLREGKENGEARLDMIREEPLSIRVQGQPYAVVMRTPGDEQEHAAGFCLAEGILDRPADIETLASCEGEQTNVVTLTVTPSRLRVIRPILERRGFLSQSSCGICGKELIQDLSQVLHILPDGPKLDLQKARSCLDTLKDHQTLYRLTRAAHAAALYDASFERLSLAEDVGRHNALDKAVGKLFLQGTLDRAKLLVLSSRISYELVQKAARAGIPFILAASRPTALAVDLARSLNMTLASPSRESGIYIYCGSGRLLQSDAP
- a CDS encoding DUF362 domain-containing protein: LTNKAEYEGFYTREEIEELFRDVASYYIDPEKCQACMTCFRRCPAEAIIGGKNLIHVIDQDKCIRCGTCFEVCPPRFGAVQKLVGEPVPPPIPEEKRKIVRKGKEK